The proteins below are encoded in one region of Aestuariivirga litoralis:
- the pyrE gene encoding orotate phosphoribosyltransferase, producing MTHEQVLDEFRAAGALLEGHFVLSSGLHSARYLQCARVLMDPARAARLCADLAARVKAGGHGQIDLVVSPAMGGVVVGYEMARQLGVPSIFFERVDGKLALRRGFNIEKGARVLMVEDIVTTGLSSRECIEGITEEGGVTVAAACLINRSGGKADVGVPLHALTSLDVPTYEADKLPPELAAIPAYKPGSRGMKK from the coding sequence TTGACGCATGAGCAGGTTCTCGATGAATTCCGCGCGGCGGGCGCCTTGCTCGAAGGGCATTTCGTTTTGTCATCGGGCCTGCATTCGGCGCGCTATCTGCAATGCGCCCGCGTGCTGATGGACCCGGCGCGCGCGGCGCGGCTGTGTGCTGATCTGGCTGCCCGCGTGAAGGCGGGTGGTCATGGCCAGATTGATCTCGTGGTTTCGCCTGCGATGGGTGGCGTGGTTGTAGGCTATGAAATGGCGCGGCAACTGGGTGTGCCGTCCATCTTCTTTGAACGCGTGGATGGCAAGCTGGCGTTGCGCCGCGGTTTCAATATCGAGAAGGGTGCCCGCGTGCTGATGGTCGAAGATATTGTGACCACAGGCCTTTCATCGCGCGAATGCATCGAAGGCATCACGGAAGAGGGCGGCGTGACGGTGGCGGCTGCCTGCCTGATCAACCGCTCTGGCGGCAAGGCCGATGTGGGCGTGCCGCTGCATGCGCTGACATCGCTCGATGTACCCACCTATGAGGCCGACAAGTTGCCACCAGAACTGGCCGCCATTCCCGCCTACAAGCCTGGCAGCCGGGGCATGAAAAAATGA
- the acpS gene encoding holo-ACP synthase, which yields MIIGLGNDIVSIERVQETLDRFGDRFTNRIFTEIERKKSDRRAQRAASYAKRFAAKEACSKALGTGFNMGVYWKDMGVVNEPSGRPTMVLTGGAKDRLDQMTPAGMTAKVWLTITDDHPWAQAVVMIEAL from the coding sequence ATGATCATCGGGCTGGGCAATGACATTGTGAGCATTGAACGTGTGCAGGAAACACTGGACCGTTTCGGCGACCGCTTTACCAACCGCATTTTCACCGAAATCGAACGCAAGAAATCCGACCGCCGTGCGCAACGCGCTGCCTCCTATGCCAAGCGCTTCGCCGCCAAGGAAGCGTGTTCCAAGGCCCTAGGCACGGGTTTCAACATGGGTGTGTATTGGAAGGATATGGGCGTGGTGAATGAGCCTTCGGGCCGGCCCACTATGGTTCTGACCGGTGGCGCCAAGGATCGCCTCGACCAAATGACGCCTGCGGGTATGACTGCCAAAGTCTGGTTGACGATTACCGACGATCACCCCTGGGCGCAGGCGGTGGTAATGATCGAAGCTTTGTGA
- the lepB gene encoding signal peptidase I produces the protein MSNKHSVTVERSAAGEIWDTAKVIIEALAIAFFVRLFLFQPFNIPSASMYPTLRIGDYLFVSKLSYGYGKYSFNFQFSGLSSQPLVQCCSFIDFPGRRVWVDLPKTGDVAVFKYPGDTSIDYIKRVIGQPGDHIQMKHGVLYINNQEVKKEPVEAFEDPQGESGSGPLVKQFKETLPNGVSYNVLDFGDIPEVDDTQEYVVPEGHYFMMGDNRDNSQDSRFLNKVGYVPIENFVGKADVIFFSFKPDASLFRPWEWPFEIRWSRFFNWVG, from the coding sequence ATGAGCAACAAGCATAGCGTCACAGTAGAACGTTCGGCCGCCGGTGAGATCTGGGATACTGCCAAGGTGATCATCGAGGCGCTGGCGATTGCGTTTTTCGTGCGCCTGTTCCTGTTTCAGCCGTTCAACATTCCGTCCGCGTCAATGTATCCGACTTTGCGGATTGGCGATTATCTTTTTGTTTCAAAGCTTTCTTACGGTTATGGCAAGTATTCGTTTAACTTCCAGTTCAGCGGGCTTTCGAGCCAGCCGCTGGTGCAATGCTGCTCCTTCATTGATTTCCCCGGCCGCCGCGTTTGGGTCGATCTGCCGAAGACCGGAGATGTGGCCGTTTTCAAATATCCAGGTGACACCTCGATCGACTATATCAAGCGGGTGATCGGCCAGCCGGGCGACCACATCCAGATGAAGCACGGCGTGCTTTACATCAACAATCAGGAAGTGAAGAAAGAGCCGGTTGAGGCTTTTGAAGACCCGCAGGGCGAGAGCGGCAGCGGGCCTCTGGTCAAGCAGTTCAAGGAAACGCTGCCCAATGGCGTTTCGTATAACGTGCTGGATTTCGGCGACATTCCGGAAGTCGATGACACCCAGGAATATGTTGTGCCGGAAGGCCATTATTTCATGATGGGCGATAACCGCGACAACAGCCAGGATTCTCGCTTCCTCAACAAGGTGGGCTATGTGCCGATCGAGAACTTTGTCGGCAAGGCCGATGTGATCTTCTTCTCGTTCAAGCCTGATGCCTCGCTGTTCCGCCCGTGGGAATGGCCGTTTGAGATCCGCTGGTCGCGGTTCTTCAACTGGGTTGGCTGA
- the rnc gene encoding ribonuclease III, translated as MRSLSKVEERLEYQFKSQILISAALTHGSQQKAERDYQRLEFLGDRVLNLVIADELYARFPDEKEGPLAARLSLLVRAEACTRVGEALGLQAFIAVGAMERKQGVQRMASVLSDVVEALIGALYLDGGMDVARGFILKQWQAMLTQAPETLKDAKTFVQEWALGRGLPLPAYVVQNREGPDHAPRFTISLQVGDLASVHGQGLSKQLAEMDAASAFIAREGLR; from the coding sequence ATGAGGAGCCTTTCCAAAGTTGAGGAACGGCTTGAATACCAGTTCAAAAGCCAGATCCTAATTTCGGCGGCGCTGACCCATGGCAGCCAGCAGAAGGCCGAACGCGACTATCAGCGGCTGGAATTTCTGGGTGACCGGGTTTTGAACCTCGTGATCGCGGACGAACTCTACGCGCGTTTCCCAGATGAGAAGGAAGGCCCCTTGGCAGCGCGCTTGAGCCTGCTGGTGCGGGCCGAGGCGTGCACGCGGGTGGGCGAGGCGTTGGGCCTGCAAGCGTTTATCGCCGTGGGTGCGATGGAGCGCAAACAGGGTGTGCAGCGCATGGCATCTGTGCTTTCCGATGTGGTGGAAGCGCTGATTGGCGCACTTTACCTCGATGGCGGTATGGATGTGGCGCGAGGCTTCATCCTGAAGCAGTGGCAAGCGATGTTGACGCAAGCGCCGGAGACGCTCAAAGACGCCAAGACATTCGTGCAGGAATGGGCTTTAGGCCGCGGGCTTCCGCTTCCGGCTTACGTCGTGCAAAATCGCGAAGGGCCGGACCATGCGCCGCGCTTCACGATCAGCCTGCAAGTGGGTGATCTGGCCAGCGTGCACGGCCAGGGTCTGTCGAAACAATTGGCGGAAATGGACGCAGCAAGCGCCTTCATTGCCAGAGAAGGATTGAGATGA
- the era gene encoding GTPase Era — MTAVEATTKRCGFAAILGAPNAGKSTLVNKLIGTKISIVSHKVQTTRARIRAIYMNGQSQVVLVDTPGIFKPRRKLDEAMVGNAWGGATEADAVALMVDARHITDEVKEIIETIKAQNLKAMLILNKIDLVPAEKLLPISEELNALYPFTETFMVSAQTGSGVEKLGSRLAALMPEGEWLYPEDQTADLNLRFLASEITREKIYERLHEELPYASTVETETWEERKDGSVKIQQVVFVARDSQKAIVLGKGGAQIKLLGQLARAEMEESFGRKVHLFLFVKVRENWAEDPERLRMMGLEL, encoded by the coding sequence ATGACGGCTGTTGAAGCCACTACAAAGCGCTGCGGTTTTGCCGCCATTCTGGGTGCGCCCAATGCGGGCAAATCCACGTTGGTGAACAAGCTGATCGGCACCAAGATCTCCATCGTCTCACATAAAGTGCAGACGACGCGGGCGCGCATCCGCGCGATTTATATGAACGGCCAGTCCCAAGTGGTGCTGGTTGATACGCCCGGCATTTTCAAGCCGCGCCGCAAGCTGGACGAGGCGATGGTGGGCAATGCCTGGGGCGGGGCGACGGAAGCCGACGCTGTGGCTTTGATGGTCGATGCACGCCACATTACCGATGAAGTGAAAGAGATCATCGAAACGATCAAGGCGCAGAATTTGAAGGCGATGCTGATCCTCAACAAGATTGATCTGGTCCCCGCTGAAAAGCTGCTGCCAATCTCGGAAGAGCTGAATGCGCTTTATCCTTTTACCGAGACTTTCATGGTGAGTGCGCAGACGGGTTCAGGCGTTGAAAAGCTCGGTTCGCGCTTGGCCGCCTTGATGCCGGAAGGCGAATGGCTTTACCCCGAGGACCAGACGGCTGATCTCAATCTGCGTTTCCTCGCTTCGGAAATCACCCGCGAGAAAATCTATGAGCGCCTGCATGAGGAATTGCCTTACGCCTCCACCGTCGAGACCGAGACGTGGGAAGAGCGCAAGGATGGCTCGGTGAAAATCCAGCAGGTGGTTTTCGTGGCGCGTGACAGCCAGAAGGCCATTGTGCTGGGCAAAGGCGGCGCCCAAATCAAGTTGCTGGGCCAGTTGGCGCGTGCTGAAATGGAAGAATCGTTCGGGCGCAAGGTACACTTGTTCCTGTTCGTGAAGGTCCGTGAAAATTGGGCCGAAGATCCGGAGCGCCTGCGCATGATGGGCCTCGAACTTTAG
- the recO gene encoding DNA repair protein RecO, whose amino-acid sequence MEWRDEGVVIGLRPHGETSAIAEILTAEHGRCMGMVRGGRSRLLRPVLQTGNLVMATWRARLDEHLGTFQIEGLNLRAGFILAHPLRLAGMNTLTALAQLLPEREPHPRLYEAAHVVLSAMDDDAVWPALLVRWEMGLLDELGFGLDLSRCASTGQTDDLAYISPRTGRAVSREAGKPYHERLFQLPAFLCGGQGSSAEDVLEGFKLTGFFLERHIFAPRQVAMPPSRAWLFDGLRQRLAA is encoded by the coding sequence ATGGAATGGCGGGACGAGGGGGTTGTGATCGGGCTGCGCCCGCATGGCGAAACCTCCGCCATTGCCGAAATCCTCACCGCTGAACATGGCCGCTGCATGGGCATGGTGCGGGGCGGGCGGTCGCGCCTTCTGCGCCCGGTTTTGCAAACCGGCAATTTGGTCATGGCCACCTGGCGCGCGCGGCTGGATGAGCATCTCGGCACGTTTCAGATCGAAGGTTTGAATTTGCGCGCCGGATTTATTCTGGCGCATCCGTTGCGGCTGGCGGGCATGAACACATTGACCGCGCTGGCGCAATTGCTGCCGGAGCGTGAGCCGCATCCCAGGCTTTACGAGGCCGCGCATGTGGTGCTTTCTGCCATGGACGATGATGCCGTGTGGCCCGCACTTCTCGTGCGCTGGGAAATGGGCCTGCTGGATGAATTGGGCTTCGGCCTTGATCTGTCGCGCTGTGCGTCCACCGGTCAGACCGATGACCTCGCTTACATTTCACCGCGCACCGGGCGTGCCGTGAGCCGCGAGGCGGGCAAGCCCTATCATGAGCGGCTGTTTCAATTGCCGGCTTTCCTGTGCGGCGGGCAGGGCTCATCGGCGGAGGATGTGCTGGAAGGTTTCAAGCTCACCGGATTTTTCCTCGAGCGCCATATTTTTGCGCCAAGGCAAGTGGCGATGCCGCCATCGCGTGCCTGGCTGTTTGATGGTTTGCGCCAAAGGCTGGCCGCGTGA
- the mce gene encoding methylmalonyl-CoA epimerase: MIGRLNHVALVVPDLEQAAQSYRQSLGATISPVQELPDHGVKVVFVELPNTKIELLEVLGEASPIKAFLDKNPSGGMHHLCYEVDDILAARDQLKAAGARVLGDGAPKTGAHGKPVLFLHPKDFFGTLIELEQA; this comes from the coding sequence GTGATCGGCAGGCTGAACCATGTGGCGCTGGTGGTGCCTGATCTGGAACAGGCGGCACAGAGCTATCGTCAGAGCCTGGGTGCGACCATATCTCCCGTGCAGGAATTGCCGGACCATGGTGTGAAGGTGGTGTTCGTGGAATTGCCCAACACCAAGATCGAGCTTCTGGAAGTTCTGGGCGAGGCGTCACCGATCAAGGCGTTTCTCGACAAGAATCCGAGTGGCGGCATGCATCACCTTTGCTATGAAGTGGATGATATTCTGGCGGCGCGTGACCAGCTCAAGGCGGCGGGCGCGCGGGTGCTCGGTGATGGCGCTCCGAAAACGGGTGCCCATGGCAAGCCGGTGCTGTTTCTGCATCCCAAGGATTTTTTTGGCACGCTGATCGAGTTGGAGCAGGCATGA
- a CDS encoding DUF1467 family protein: MKIQSMIAVYFVIWWITLFAVLPLGVKSAHETGTQVEEGHDPGAPAVTRVWRVVSINTVVAAFAFALVYYMYTHGWFG; the protein is encoded by the coding sequence ATGAAAATTCAAAGCATGATCGCGGTCTATTTCGTGATCTGGTGGATCACGCTGTTCGCCGTGCTACCATTGGGCGTGAAGAGCGCGCATGAAACTGGCACGCAAGTGGAAGAGGGCCATGATCCCGGCGCGCCCGCAGTCACGCGTGTCTGGCGCGTGGTGAGCATCAACACCGTAGTGGCCGCCTTTGCCTTTGCGCTGGTCTATTACATGTACACGCACGGCTGGTTCGGCTGA
- the betC gene encoding choline-sulfatase translates to MAQTSKPNILFVMADQMAARALSVYGHKLVQTPNLARLAREGVVFENCYSTSPLCAPARATVMNGLLPSRTGCYDNAAEFPSAIPTWAHHLRLAGYHTCLSGKMHFVGPDQLHGLEERLTTDIYPADFGWTPDWRLKQERIDWWYHNMTSVLQPGIAEITNQLEYDDDVAFQAKRRLYDYARFSPEKPFAMMVSFTHPHDPYAARKQFWDLYKDEDIDLPSVPHMTRDQLDAHSQRLYDVSAMDDYKVTEADIRAARHGYYANISYVDDLIGQLVNTLEALGKLDDTVIVFTSDHGDFLGERGLWYKMSYLEPSAHVPLIVWHPKSVKPRRVKEPVSLADIMPTLCAIGGQDKLARPVDGRSLLPLLQGGTEDPKAETWGEYLAEGTVSPMYMLRRGPWKFIHAPTDPDQLFNLVDDPNELNNLAATHPLGKSMRAEVEAKFNIPAIHQQVLESQQARLMMFEAMKSGSHFPWDFQPLRDASEQYTRNHMSVTERDLKSRFPQAQDIEDKRVK, encoded by the coding sequence GTGGCGCAGACCAGCAAACCCAACATTCTCTTTGTGATGGCCGACCAGATGGCCGCCCGCGCTCTGTCAGTCTATGGCCACAAATTGGTCCAGACGCCCAATCTGGCCCGCCTGGCACGTGAGGGTGTGGTATTCGAAAACTGCTATTCCACTTCCCCACTCTGCGCCCCTGCCCGCGCCACGGTGATGAACGGCCTGCTGCCCTCGCGCACCGGTTGCTATGACAATGCGGCGGAATTCCCCTCTGCCATTCCCACTTGGGCACATCATCTGCGTTTGGCGGGCTACCACACTTGCTTATCCGGCAAGATGCATTTCGTCGGCCCCGACCAGCTGCACGGCCTGGAAGAACGCCTGACCACCGATATCTATCCGGCCGATTTCGGCTGGACGCCGGATTGGCGCCTGAAGCAAGAGCGCATCGACTGGTGGTACCACAACATGACGTCGGTGCTGCAGCCCGGCATCGCTGAAATCACCAACCAGCTGGAATATGATGACGACGTGGCCTTCCAAGCCAAGCGCAGACTTTATGATTACGCGCGCTTCTCGCCCGAAAAACCTTTCGCCATGATGGTCTCCTTCACCCATCCGCATGATCCCTATGCGGCGCGCAAGCAGTTCTGGGATCTCTACAAGGATGAGGACATTGACCTGCCCTCCGTGCCGCATATGACACGCGATCAGCTCGATGCGCATTCGCAGCGCCTCTATGATGTGAGCGCCATGGATGACTACAAAGTCACCGAGGCCGACATCCGCGCCGCCCGCCACGGCTATTATGCCAACATCTCTTATGTGGATGATCTTATCGGCCAACTGGTGAATACGCTCGAAGCCCTGGGCAAGCTGGACGACACGGTGATCGTGTTCACCTCGGATCATGGCGATTTCCTCGGCGAGCGCGGGCTCTGGTACAAGATGAGTTATCTCGAGCCATCAGCCCACGTTCCGCTGATCGTCTGGCACCCGAAAAGCGTGAAGCCCCGCCGCGTGAAAGAACCAGTTTCACTGGCCGACATCATGCCCACACTCTGCGCTATCGGTGGGCAGGACAAGCTGGCCCGCCCTGTCGATGGCCGTTCACTGCTGCCCTTGCTGCAGGGTGGCACAGAAGACCCGAAGGCCGAAACCTGGGGCGAATATCTCGCCGAAGGTACAGTCTCGCCCATGTACATGCTGCGCCGGGGCCCCTGGAAATTCATTCACGCCCCCACCGATCCCGATCAGCTGTTCAATCTGGTGGATGATCCCAATGAGTTGAACAACCTTGCCGCCACGCATCCGCTGGGCAAGAGCATGCGCGCCGAGGTCGAGGCGAAATTCAACATCCCCGCCATCCACCAGCAGGTTCTAGAAAGCCAGCAGGCGCGCCTGATGATGTTTGAAGCAATGAAAAGCGGCAGCCATTTCCCGTGGGACTTCCAGCCCCTGCGCGACGCCTCGGAACAATATACGAGGAACCACATGAGCGTGACCGAGCGCGACTTGAAATCAAGATTCCCGCAGGCGCAGGATATCGAGGATAAGCGGGTGAAGTAG
- the yidD gene encoding membrane protein insertion efficiency factor YidD has translation MKFAVLLLIRLYQLTLSSLMGRTCRFLPTCSEYATEAIERHGVWCGGGLALKRIASCNPLGGSGFDPVPESCGCGHKKGPA, from the coding sequence ATGAAATTCGCTGTCCTGCTGCTGATCAGGCTTTACCAGCTCACCCTATCATCCCTGATGGGGCGGACTTGCCGGTTTTTGCCGACTTGTTCTGAATATGCGACAGAGGCGATTGAACGTCATGGGGTTTGGTGCGGCGGCGGGCTGGCGCTGAAGCGCATCGCAAGCTGTAACCCGCTGGGTGGATCAGGCTTTGACCCGGTGCCCGAAAGCTGCGGCTGCGGACATAAAAAAGGGCCGGCATAG
- a CDS encoding outer membrane protein has translation MKKYLILLSVALSMLLPAATSLAADLDTLPPPPPPPVDHLRPATYDWSGAYVGAYVGMACMDGSITDSTTSLSYLNAGCGVKGGGLVGYNVQMDQFVFGIEGNLETTGNLVYNMQTGADFKFGYDYIGRVNGRFGYAMDSTLFFLQAGGAYGMGHLVDNVSLGGSDERAGQWGWSVGAGVESAVTDSLRLRFDYLYTQFQDTHFTGCGGCDVHGGGNEHEVRAAAIWAF, from the coding sequence ATGAAAAAGTATTTGATCCTTCTTTCTGTCGCGTTGTCTATGTTGCTTCCCGCCGCTACTTCGCTTGCTGCCGATCTCGACACGCTTCCTCCTCCGCCTCCTCCGCCAGTCGATCACTTGCGTCCCGCGACCTATGACTGGTCCGGCGCTTATGTGGGTGCCTATGTGGGCATGGCCTGTATGGATGGTTCAATCACCGACTCCACTACGAGCCTTAGCTATCTGAATGCCGGCTGCGGCGTGAAGGGTGGCGGCCTCGTGGGCTACAACGTCCAGATGGATCAGTTTGTGTTTGGCATCGAAGGCAATCTCGAAACCACCGGCAACCTTGTTTACAACATGCAAACCGGCGCAGATTTCAAGTTCGGCTACGACTATATCGGCCGCGTCAATGGCCGCTTCGGCTATGCGATGGATTCAACCTTGTTCTTCCTGCAGGCTGGCGGCGCCTACGGCATGGGCCACCTTGTGGACAATGTTTCGCTTGGCGGTTCCGATGAAAGAGCCGGCCAGTGGGGCTGGAGTGTGGGCGCTGGTGTTGAAAGCGCCGTTACCGACAGCCTGCGTCTGCGCTTCGACTATCTCTACACCCAATTCCAGGATACCCACTTCACCGGTTGCGGTGGTTGCGATGTCCATGGTGGCGGCAACGAGCATGAAGTCCGCGCGGCAGCGATCTGGGCCTTCTGA
- the thrS gene encoding threonine--tRNA ligase → MITLTFPDGTKREVESGASAAQVAASIAKSLEKKAVAALVNGKLVDLADPITADSTLKIVTRDDDEALELIRHDAAHVLAEAVQELFPGTQVTIGPVIENGFYYDFFRNEPFTPADFPAIEKKMREIIARDKPFTKSTKTREEAKQFFRDKGEMFKVELVDAIPGNEDIKFYDQGGWIDLCRGPHMTSTGKIGGSFKLMKVAGAYWRGDSKNPMLTRIYATAWANDKDMATYVTALEEAEKRDHRKLGREMDLFHFQEEGPGVVFWHPKGWTMFQQLIAYMRRRLNRLGYDEVNAPQLLDKSLWETSGHWGWYKEAMFGATPAGEEAEDGDRIYAIKPMNCPGHVQIFKHGLRSYRELPMRLAEFGAVHRYEPSGALHGLMRVRGFTQDDAHIFCTDAQMRDECLKINDLILSTYRDFGFEQIVVKLSTRPEKRVGSDEAWDRAEKIMGEVLEQIASESNGAIKTSINPGEGAFYGPKFEYVLRDAIGRDWQCGTTQVDFNLPERFGAFYIGEDGNKHVPVMIHRAICGSMERYLGILIEHFAGHFPLWLAPQQVMVCTITSDADEYAVQVTEQLKAAGIRANVDLRNEKINYKVREHSVTKVPVILVVGKREMEEQAVNMRRLGSQAQQPMTLADAIASLKTEAVPPDLR, encoded by the coding sequence ATGATTACGCTCACGTTCCCCGATGGCACCAAGCGCGAAGTTGAAAGCGGGGCCTCGGCCGCACAAGTCGCAGCCTCAATCGCCAAATCCCTTGAGAAAAAAGCCGTGGCCGCCTTGGTCAATGGCAAGCTGGTTGATCTGGCTGATCCGATCACTGCTGACAGCACGCTGAAGATCGTGACGCGCGATGATGATGAGGCGCTGGAACTCATCCGCCATGACGCGGCTCACGTGCTGGCCGAAGCGGTGCAGGAGCTTTTCCCCGGCACGCAGGTGACCATTGGCCCGGTGATCGAGAATGGCTTCTATTACGACTTCTTCCGCAACGAGCCTTTCACGCCCGCCGATTTCCCGGCCATCGAGAAAAAGATGCGCGAGATCATTGCGCGCGACAAGCCGTTCACCAAATCGACGAAGACGCGCGAAGAGGCGAAGCAATTCTTCCGCGACAAGGGCGAGATGTTCAAGGTTGAGCTGGTGGATGCGATCCCCGGCAATGAAGACATCAAGTTCTATGATCAGGGTGGCTGGATCGATCTGTGCCGTGGCCCGCATATGACGAGCACGGGCAAGATCGGTGGCTCCTTCAAGCTGATGAAGGTGGCCGGCGCTTACTGGCGCGGTGATTCAAAGAACCCGATGCTGACGCGCATCTATGCGACCGCCTGGGCCAATGACAAGGATATGGCCACCTATGTCACGGCGCTGGAAGAAGCTGAAAAGCGCGACCACCGCAAGCTGGGCCGCGAGATGGACCTGTTCCATTTCCAAGAGGAAGGCCCCGGCGTGGTGTTCTGGCATCCGAAGGGCTGGACCATGTTCCAGCAGCTCATCGCCTACATGCGCCGCCGCTTGAATCGTTTGGGCTATGACGAAGTGAACGCGCCGCAGTTGCTTGACAAGAGCTTGTGGGAAACGTCTGGCCATTGGGGCTGGTACAAGGAAGCCATGTTCGGTGCTACGCCGGCGGGAGAAGAAGCCGAGGACGGCGACCGTATTTATGCGATCAAGCCGATGAACTGCCCGGGCCATGTGCAGATTTTCAAGCACGGCCTGCGCTCCTACCGCGAGTTGCCGATGCGGCTGGCGGAATTTGGCGCAGTGCATCGCTATGAACCTTCGGGCGCGCTGCATGGCCTGATGCGTGTGCGTGGGTTTACGCAGGACGATGCGCATATTTTCTGCACGGATGCGCAGATGCGCGACGAGTGCTTGAAGATCAATGATCTTATCCTCTCGACCTACCGCGATTTCGGCTTCGAGCAGATCGTAGTGAAGCTTTCGACGCGCCCTGAAAAGCGCGTGGGCAGTGACGAGGCCTGGGACCGCGCCGAAAAGATCATGGGCGAAGTGCTGGAGCAGATTGCCTCCGAGAGTAACGGTGCGATCAAGACGTCGATCAATCCGGGCGAGGGCGCGTTCTATGGCCCCAAGTTCGAATATGTGTTGCGCGATGCGATCGGCCGTGACTGGCAGTGCGGCACCACGCAGGTCGATTTCAACCTGCCGGAACGCTTCGGCGCGTTTTACATCGGTGAGGATGGCAACAAGCATGTGCCGGTGATGATCCACCGCGCCATCTGCGGCTCGATGGAGCGCTATCTCGGCATTCTGATCGAGCATTTCGCCGGGCATTTCCCGCTCTGGCTGGCGCCGCAGCAGGTGATGGTGTGCACCATTACCAGCGATGCGGATGAATATGCCGTTCAGGTAACAGAGCAGCTCAAGGCCGCCGGCATCCGCGCCAATGTCGATCTGCGCAATGAGAAGATCAACTACAAGGTCCGCGAACATTCGGTGACGAAGGTTCCGGTAATCCTGGTCGTCGGCAAGCGCGAGATGGAAGAGCAGGCGGTGAATATGCGCCGGCTGGGTTCACAGGCGCAGCAGCCGATGACGCTGGCGGACGCCATCGCGTCGTTGAAGACAGAAGCTGTGCCACCTGATCTAAGGTGA
- a CDS encoding SDR family NAD(P)-dependent oxidoreductase, with translation MGRFIIIGTAGIGGALARKLKAQGHEPFLIGRNAGQLSELGSELTCEHAVADVTDMDALMVAVHSAGTILDGLAYCVGTINLKPVTRFTEADVSRDFEVNALGAFRAVQSALPALKASTQDTASILLFSTVAVGQGFASHVSVAMAKGAVEGMTRALAAELAPKIRVNAIAPSLTQTPLAESLTRNAATAQALAALHPLQRLGTSEDMASLGAFLLGPEASWITGQIIGVDGGRGTLRTKG, from the coding sequence ATGGGGAGATTCATCATCATCGGAACGGCAGGCATCGGTGGCGCGCTGGCGCGCAAGCTGAAGGCGCAGGGGCATGAGCCTTTCCTGATCGGCCGCAACGCAGGGCAATTGTCTGAACTTGGGTCTGAACTCACCTGCGAGCATGCGGTGGCGGATGTGACCGATATGGATGCGCTGATGGTGGCCGTGCATTCGGCAGGAACAATTCTGGATGGGCTGGCCTATTGCGTTGGCACCATCAACTTGAAACCGGTAACACGGTTTACGGAGGCGGATGTAAGCCGTGATTTTGAAGTGAATGCGTTGGGAGCCTTCCGTGCGGTTCAGTCGGCGCTGCCTGCCCTCAAGGCTTCGACTCAAGATACTGCGTCCATTCTTTTGTTCTCCACCGTGGCCGTGGGGCAGGGGTTTGCATCACATGTGAGCGTAGCGATGGCTAAGGGTGCGGTCGAGGGTATGACCCGCGCTTTGGCTGCGGAACTGGCGCCCAAGATCAGGGTAAATGCGATTGCACCTTCGCTGACCCAGACTCCGTTGGCCGAGTCGCTCACGCGCAATGCAGCTACCGCGCAAGCGTTGGCTGCTCTTCATCCACTGCAACGGCTTGGAACCTCAGAGGATATGGCTTCTCTTGGCGCTTTCCTGCTGGGGCCGGAAGCCAGCTGGATAACCGGACAAATCATAGGCGTCGACGGCGGGCGCGGCACCCTGCGCACCAAAGGGTGA
- a CDS encoding DUF2256 domain-containing protein has protein sequence MRKHPKSELPTKICACCGRPFTWRKKWEKVWLEVKYCSDRCRALKRNKISSI, from the coding sequence ATGCGCAAGCACCCGAAGTCCGAACTCCCCACAAAGATTTGTGCATGTTGCGGACGTCCATTCACTTGGCGTAAAAAATGGGAAAAGGTGTGGCTGGAAGTAAAATATTGTTCGGATCGCTGCCGGGCCTTGAAGCGTAACAAAATAAGTTCCATATAG